The sequence CTGGCATTGGGCATGACCGAGAAAGAGGAGAAGGCGGCGCGACGGGCGATTATGCAGGCGCAGGGGGTGTCAGAGTTGGCGGCAGCAAAACAGATTGCACATCAACTGGATGTGGCTCGCGGTATCGCTAAGGCGGCGGCATGATGCAGTTGAAGAAGGCCATGTTGGAGATTGTGGCCGGTGACGGTAGTGAAGATAGCGTGCTGTTTGAGGCCCCGCCACAGGGTAATCCGCGTATCAGTGAGGTAAATGCCGGGCAGTTGGCAGAATTGTGTGAGCAGATTCGGGCACGTACCCGGTCTGTGGTCTCGATCACCTGTTCGCCGCACCGGGTGGGGCATCACAGTTGCGTCGCGGTGAAGCTCGCCGGTGCCGATGGCAGTGCCAATCTGCTGTTGACGATCACCGGCACGTTACACTGGCCGACCGCACAGGATTATGCCCAGGCTCCGCGCTGGTATATCAACCTGCCGGATGCGGTCGATGCAGTGTATCTGGTGACGCAGTTGGAAGAGCGCCTGGGTATTCAATCACAGTAACCTTTCTTGCAAGCCGGTCAAATGACCGGCTATCTGTACTATCTTGTACCTAATCTTACACAACTCTTGGACCAATCAGGTTTGACAGGCAGCTCAGTGCGTGAAGAGGACGTTGATTATATCAGTCCGTGTCAATCGACCGGAAGCTGGTCAAAGGAATGCAGCAGCGAAAGAAACGGCAAGGGTAAAAGCGGCAAGTAGGTGCGGCCCAAACGCACAGCAGAGTGGCGCGCCTTGATGACGCGTAGCCACGGGTTAAAGTCACGGACAAGGTGATGGCGTCAGGAAAGACTGCTGGACATGTCAACGGTCGTCCCTGTGTGCTGAGCTTCATGGCAGGCGCAAGCACGCAGACCCGGCTCTGGAAGCCAGTCGGTAGGTGTCAGGGATGCAGAAGTATGGCCATAGCCAAACCTGTTAGGGATGAGCAGACAGCGAACCTGGAGCAGCGCGATCTGCAAAGCGGAGACGCAATGATTTATTTCGTCTATTATCCATTTGTATAAATAACTGCTTTCGGCCAAAAGCGGTTAACTTGTGTTTACGACTATGGGGTGATTCAATCGAAATATTGCTTTTACCTTGGACTATTGAGAGCAGCATAAAGTGACAATAAATATTGCATATGACCTGCCAATAACTGCAATAGGAATAGCGCTGTAGTATTAGCAGGCTTCGCATGTATTGTCTTGATTGGCTGAGCTGATGTCCAATTTCTGCAAATCTTCTCGCAATGCAAGGATGTCATGATGAGTATTACTAGCCTATCCGATGCAGGTGGGCCTGCGGCAAGGCAAGGCTTCAAGTATCAAGATCACGTAGCTGTCAGTTTCATCTTCAAGATGCTCCGGGACAGCAACTACTCCCAAGTGGAATGCGAGACAGCGGATGACATCGTGGCGGTATTCCAATGCGCGGGCCAGATACTAAATGAATACATTCAGGTCAAAACAACCGAAAGTGATGGCAAATGGAACTTGAAAGAGATAACAGCGTTAGACGGCACCAAGGCTAATTCTTCGCTGCTACATAAATCGCTGAAATGCGACGTACGCCCAGGTATTGCCCGCTTCCGAATCGTGACCAAGCGCGACGTCGCAAAAATTCTTGAAGGATTCAAGAAAGAGATAGATAAGCGGGTGCTGCCTGACATAACCACGACCCGAGGTGTGGCACTGCGCAAGAAGTTTAAAACGGTTGTATCACCTCAAAAACGGGACTTCTTGTACTGGGCGGAAAACTTTGTCTGGCAGGTATACGGTGATGTCGAGGCGCTGGAGGCCGTCAATATAAAGGCTTTGTCCCAGCTTGCGGAGGGGCTTGGAAATCGCCCCAACTTCACGCAACTAAAGGCAATTTACGAAGAATTTTTAGAGATTGCTGACAAAGCGGCCACAGCTAGCGTGAAGACAGCCGCAGCATCTAAGATCATCCTTCGAGCTCCGACGCTGGCTTACCTCAGGAAATTATTAGACGAGGCTGATGACAAGTCAACGGCCACATCCAAACCATATAAAAAGCGTCCGGATCCGTTCTTGGTCGAGTTTCACGCCAACACAAAAGAGGGCTTGTTGCACTCATTTTCTGGTTTTGACGTGCGCTATGCGCTTAAGAAATGGCGGCATGAAAATTACGCAAAGCATCTCATCGAATGGCTACCCGAGTTTTCCCTAAAGGCCAGTGAAATCGTAAACATCCTTGCGCATAACGCCGAAACGATACTGGCTAGGTCAATCAGTACCTTCAGCGACAGTGAGCTTTCGCGCGACAGGCTCATTGCAGAATTAATTCTCCATTCCATCCTGCGCAGCCGCCAAAACAGCGAGCCCGTTGCGTGTAAAGTCTTCTACAAATCTGCTGGCAAGCTTTCAGAATTTGGCAATGCTCACATCGTTCAGATGCCTGATCAGGATGACCAGTTGTGGCTAGGTCTTGCCCGCTTGAGCAAAGCAAATGACATGGATACAACGCTAGAGCAAATTCGAGAAATTCTTGACGAAACTATCTCAGAAACCGTGCTGTCGGCAGAGCGCGAAATCATTATTTCTCTACGCGAACCTTTACATCACCAGCCAAAAGCAGATTCCTTCAATCAAGCTCTGCATCGGAATTCTCCTGTCGATGACATGCTGAATATTCTCTGCTTCCCCATCTTGTTGACCTACGACAGTGCAGCTCTTTCGTCAGGCTGGCTCGCTGATTACGTAGACAACCTCAAGATAGAGATCGAAACCCACTTCAGCACGTTCACCTCGGAACTGCCGGAGAACATCAAACAAGTGAAGGTGCTCATCTTCTTGGTGCCTATGGAAAGCATTGAACATCTGACCAAGGCTTTCAACGCTCGCTGCGAAAAGCTGGAAGAATTGCAGGCATAACTGATACATGCTCTCCGGATAACGGAGCAGAAGGTATACGAAGATGAAGATATCCCGGGCAGATCACTCAGCCGCAGATGTCTCAAGGAACGAAGCGGCTATGAACTACGAAAAAATCAAGAACATCTTGGCGAAACTCGGTGAAGAGAACGCAACGACGGTCGATGTGCTGCTCGCCATCAACACCATCGTCAACAGAAGCAATTCCGAGTGGGAGGGCCGCGATTTGGTGATCCGAGCACTCGACAAATTTAAGCTTTTTGACTCTGTCGAACAGTCGCTCCTGCTAAACATGGTACGAGCTGTCGGACTATTCCCCTATATCACTCCTCACCTCAGCAGCATGGCGATTTCTGACCGCTTAGCTTACGAAGCTCACAGGGTCGAGGGAGTAGAACAAGGCATGGTGTTTCATCATCTGCAGGCCCATGTTTTCAGCTTGATCATGCAAGGCCGAAACGTAGTACTCAGTGCTTCTACAAGCGTCGGAAAAAGTCTAGTCATTGACGCTGTACTGGCACAGCGACGGTTCAAAAAGGTGGTGGTGATCGTTCCGACCATTGCGCTGATCGACGAAACCCGCCGTCGCCTGGTCAAACGTTTTAAGGACTTCAACCTGATCACGCATCCGAGCCAAGAATCCGTGATCGAGACAACCAACGTCTACCTGCTCACCCAAGAGCGTGTCATCCAGCGTCCTGATCTTGCTGATGTGGAGTTCTTTGTCTTGGACGAGTTCTACAAAATCGACTTGGGGAACTCCACAGACGAAAGCACACGCGCTGTTGACCTGAGCTTGGCCTTTCACAAGCTCGCAAAGACAGGTGCTCAGTTCTACATGCTCGGGCCTCACATTCAGAAGATCTCTGGTTTGGATGACTATGAGTACCACTTCATCCCATCCGACTACAGCACGGTCGCGGTCGACATCCAGAATTTCAATCTGGAGATGCGATCCGAAGAGCGAAAGGAAAAATTGCTAGAGTTGGTCACAACTCTAGACTCGCCTACCTTAATCTACTGTCAGGCCCCCCCTAGTGCGAACAGGGTCGCCGAGTATTTGATTCAGGAAGCTGGGCTGACGCCAGTACCAGAGACGCAGGAAATAGCCGAGTGGATCTCTAAACACTACCACCCTGAATGGAACGTTGCCAAGGCAATATCTCTGGGTATCGGGATTCACCATGGAGGAGTGCCACGTGCATTGCAGCAGTACATCGTCAAGTTGTTCAACGATGGCATCATCAAGAGAATTATCTGTACATCTACGATGATCGAAGGCGTCAACACATCGGCAGAGAACGTGATCATTTATGACCGGCGCCTGAAGAATTCAACATTCGACTACTTCACCTACAAGAATATTTCCGGTCGCGCAGGCCGTATGAATAAGTACTTCATTGGAAAAGTCTTCATGCTCGAAGCGCCTCCCCTTGAGCAGGGCCTCACAGTCGAATACCCCATCGGTCATCAGGATGAAAACTCCCCGATGGGACTCCTCATGCAACTGGAGAACGAATACCTTACTGATATTTCACGTGGTCGGCTCCAAGATGCATACGCCAACCCGGTACTGTCGCCGACAACCCTGATAGAGAACCGGCACGTCCCGATTGAGCGGCAAGTCGAGGTAGCAGAAACGATCATTCGTGACCTACTGCCCAGCAGCAAACTTCTGGACTGGAAAGGTATTCCTGAGCCGAACCAGCTCAATTACCTATGTGAACTGGTTTACAGTCTGGAGGGCGGTAACCTGATGGACTATGGGATATCGTCCAGCTTGCAATTGGTGTGGCACATCAATGAGCTCCGAACTCAGAAAAACCTGCCAGCTTACCTAAGAGACGCGGTGGAGAATCGACGGCAGGAACATACGCCCAGCGAAGCGATCAACCTACGCCTGAAATTCATCAGAAATATGGTGTGTTTCCGATTGCCTCGGGACATCATGGCCGTGAATAACATTCAGGCCGACGTGCTGGCGAAAAAAGGGATCGAGCCGGGAGATTTCAGCTTCTTTGCTGAGCAGCTTGAAAATATGTTCCTCGACCCGCTGCTCACCGCGTTGGATGAATACGGAATTCCCACTCAGATCTCGGCCCAGCTCAAGAACCTCATCTTGCCATCGGAACATCTGAACGACCTGCTGGAGAAACTTCGGACCTTGGCTCCCAGAATAGAGCACCTTCAACTGACTGGCTTTGAGAAAAGCTTAATGTGTTGGGCTGTGTCCGAAATGTAGCTTTCTTGGCTGTGTGCAGCACCCTAAATAGCTATATAGACGGTACGTCAGTGTAGTGGCTCACAAAATCAGGACACCTTCGTAGCCTTTTTCCACTGCTCTTCGTATTCACAGGGCGGTAACCCACCATTGTGCCGATGGGGGCGAATAACCTTGTATCCATTCACTGATATCTCGTACCGCATGATGGATATCCACATAACCCCCTACAGGGAGCCATTCACTTTTCAAGCTTCGTAACCAGCAAGTGCATACCCTGAATCACTTTAAAGTGTAACTCTCAGGGTTCGAATGACTATATTTGGCACTTAGCCGACGATCAGATTTAGTAGCACCTACTACCAGCATCACTATCTTGATAAATCATCAATAGCGCTCACGGTGGTTACTCCCCTAATTTCCCCCAACGCATTTAGAGTTGTTTGCTGTTTTTGTCATCAATGCACGTCACCCTGCGGTTTTGTCCCACAGGAGTGAGATGTGATGAAGAAACGTAACGTTGTGTTCCTGCTGGCTATCGGGTGCGCTCCCGTATCGGCACAGGCGGCAACCGTGGTGTATACCGACAGTCAGCATCCCCCGACTGGATTACGTGCCGGGCATCAGGTGGTTTACCTGGATGCACCGGAGGTCGTCCAGCGTGAAGTGTTTGGTGCCCTGTCTGCTGACCCTCGCAAGGCAGAGCAGCAGGCCAAAGCGGTGCTGCAGTCCCCTGACTGGCAACAGAAAGAGCAACAGATAGTGCAGGCTTACCAGGGGGTTATCCAGGCCTACGATATCGGGTTGAAGAAATACCCTGCCGTGGTATTTGACGACCGGTATGTGGTGTACGGCACGGCTGACGTTGCCCTGGCCGAAGCAAAGTTGGCTGAGCATAAGGGGGCACAATGAACCTTATCCCCTTGCGCCGTCATAAGTTGGCGACGGCGTTGTTGCTGTACTGCGCGGTACAACCGTTCACGGCCAGTGCGATCAACTCGGTACAAATCATTGCCAGTGCGATTTCCCCGACGTGCCTGGAGTACCGGATCTCCGGGGTGTGTTACTGGCTGTTCTGTACAGCCTGGGGATGTACGGTACGGACGTCTGTCAAGGTGAAGCACTACATCCCCAATGCCGTGGTGTCCAGCTATGCCCAGACCGGAGATAACCCATGGTCAGAAGTAGCGATTCTGGGGACGGGCATTCCTGGCGTGGCAGAAGGCGGTGGCAATAATGAGCAGAAGCGCGGGCTGCGCAAAGACAACTTGCGTTTCAAGAACGCTGATGCGATTGGCCACCCTGCATTAGCGGCCCCTTTATTTAACAATTTCATGGGGTCGATGGGCTACACCTGCGCCAGTTCTGCCTCGGCGTTTGTGCCGTACTTCCTCAGTACCCTGGACGCGCTGGTCTGGCGTACCGGCATCCCGGAAACCCTCTATCCCGAAGCATTGACACTAGGAATGCGTGAAGTGGGCTCAACAGGGGATATGTGGGGCAATGTGTTCCCGCGTGGTGGGTTTGTCATCCAGGTGGATGACTACAAAGCGGCTGCAGTTGTGGCTCAGCGTACTGCCGATATCATCACGCGTACCGGCCAGGTGCATCTCTATAACCCGATGACCGCCAGTCGCAGTGACGGATATTGGCCGCCCGACCCGGTGACGGAGAATACCGGCACCAAAAATCACAAATGGCAGCAATTGGCTCCCTCGGTTTCCTCTTCCTGTGCCGTGTTCCCGGACAGCAGCAACCCCATCGCGACAGATGGCGCTTATGCCTGGGCGCTCTGGCAACCCTATTCCTGCTGCCAACGGCGCGGCCAAACGTTCCTCTACAGCACTGATTTTTAACTCAAGGGAGTGTACACCATGACATTCAACGCATTTTTAAAGGCAGGGGCGCTGGCGGGTGCCGTTCTGTTGGTTCTGAATCAACCGGCATTTGCGGTATTCGACATCACGGGCGAAGAGGCTAACACCGGTTATGGCAAGGGAATGAAAGGGGCTGTAAACGACAACCTGTTTTATTCAATCGGTGGGGGAACAGTGATATCTCAACCCCCCAGTAGCAACAATATGGAGAAAATGGGGCTCGGTATCAGTTGGAACAATGATCTGATGTGCGGCAACTTCGATTTGAGTACCACGGTCAAGAACCAGCTCAACGGGGCGACGGACGGCTTCAAAAATATGATGGGGGATGTGATTAACGGTGCAACCGGCGCGGTTGCCAGCCTTCCGGCGATGATAATCCAGCGGGCGAACCCTGGATTATACGAACTGCTGACCAATGGGGTCCTGCAGGCCAATGTGGCGTTCGACAAGGCTCAGCTCAACTGCCAGACGATGTCGAAGAAAATGGGAGATTACGTTTCGTCTAACAAGTGGACACAGGCTGCGATAAGTGAAGAGTACCAAAATATAGTTTCCAGCACGTCTGATGCGGTACAGGCCAGCAATCAACAACAGAAATCGACAGGAAAAGAAGGTGTTAAGTGGGTAGGTGGTCAGAAAAGGGGAGGGAGCGGGCAGGCAGCGATCAAACCGACTCATGACTTGGTGAAAGCAGGTTACAACATCCTGAATAAACAGTCTGCAACCAGTGATGCGGCGGTAAGTTCTTCTGCGTGTAATGGTTCATTGTGTCAAAAATACAAGACCAGTACGGAAGCGGCAGAAGCCGTTGTCAAGGTTCTCGGTGATCGTGCTATTCGTACCTGCGCCAAGGGAACGGACTGTGGGAGCGGTGGGGTGGAAAATGAGCCTGGCACCTCTACACCAGGCGAAGGTTTTTCTCCCATGTTAGATACGTCTACCCAGGAGAATCTGGAGATCCTGGTCAAACTGGTGAACGGTAACCTGGCTCCTAATGCCACCAACCTTGGCACGCTGAAAACCGGTGATCTGGCCGTAACGCGCGGGGTTATCCAGGCGCTGAAGGATGACCCGGACAATGGCGCTCTGGTACAGCGTCTGGCCGGTGAACTGGCGATGGCAGACACCATCACGACGGCATTGGCGATGCGCCGTATGTTGGTTGTCGGGCAATCAGAACCTAACGCGGCAGAACAACCGCTTGCGATGGAGGACTCTGATCGCCGTCTAGAGTTTTTAGACCGGGAGATCCAGGCATTGAAAAATGAGATGGAGATACGTAAGTCCATCAGCAACAACTCCATTCTGGTGGCGATCACTCGTCAGGAAGCGCGTGAGGTCGATAACAGCCTGCGTCAGAACAACCAGCAAAATGACAGTGCTGTCCAGGGACTCAGCAAGTCCACGGAGGAATAATCATGACGACCATAAGAGTCTCGAAGGACGAAAGCCAACCAGAGAAAAAGATGCCGCGCCGGTGGCGTAAAGTTGCAGGTTTTATTTTCGGTATGGTAGGGATTTTGCTACTGGGGGGATGTGCGACGGCATTGGGATTGTATCTGGCCGGGCATGAAACCGCACTAACGGTCTGGCTGCAACAGGCGCGAGTTCCGCTGTTTATCTGGCGGTTAACGTTGTACGGCATTGTGGCCGCAATGTGGTTTCACCGTGTCCGGGCGACGTTGTTGCGTCAGGCTCCTTCACCGGGTGCGGTCTACCGACTCGAAGTGATGATAGTGTGCCTGGCCTTGCTGATTGAATTCACCAGTTACCGTTGGGGGATGTGATGACGACGGACAGTTATCTGGAGTTTTTCCTGGTGTTCCTGGGCTGGCTGATTAATAACGCCCTGTGGACCATCATTACCACTACGGGATTGTTCGCGTTGCCATTGGTCCTGAAGGTCGCCGGAGTCTGGCTGAAGGTGCGTACCGAAGGGGATGACGAGGGAAACAAGGGGGTACTGGCACTCCCTCGCATCGAGCAGGTGTTGTACGTTGCATTCGTGGTGATCCTGTTCTGTGCGATGCCGTTCAAAGAGGTTGATCTGACAGTCATGAAGTTTGACCAAACCCGTTCCAGGCAATGCGGCACCAACGTGCCCAAGCCGGATGAGTCAGGCTATGGCGGGTTGCTGACTGACTTCAACGGCCAGGTTGCCAAGGTACCGATGTGGTGGTATCTGGTTCACAACCTGTCAAAAGGGGTGACGCATGCGGCCATTGCGTCCATCCCTTGTGGTATGGAACTGCGCCAGTTGCGCTTTGAGGTGCAACATACCCAACTTATTGATCCGGTGACCC comes from Yersinia canariae and encodes:
- a CDS encoding TIGR03756 family integrating conjugative element protein, producing the protein MNLIPLRRHKLATALLLYCAVQPFTASAINSVQIIASAISPTCLEYRISGVCYWLFCTAWGCTVRTSVKVKHYIPNAVVSSYAQTGDNPWSEVAILGTGIPGVAEGGGNNEQKRGLRKDNLRFKNADAIGHPALAAPLFNNFMGSMGYTCASSASAFVPYFLSTLDALVWRTGIPETLYPEALTLGMREVGSTGDMWGNVFPRGGFVIQVDDYKAAAVVAQRTADIITRTGQVHLYNPMTASRSDGYWPPDPVTENTGTKNHKWQQLAPSVSSSCAVFPDSSNPIATDGAYAWALWQPYSCCQRRGQTFLYSTDF
- a CDS encoding TIGR03757 family integrating conjugative element protein; the encoded protein is MKKRNVVFLLAIGCAPVSAQAATVVYTDSQHPPTGLRAGHQVVYLDAPEVVQREVFGALSADPRKAEQQAKAVLQSPDWQQKEQQIVQAYQGVIQAYDIGLKKYPAVVFDDRYVVYGTADVALAEAKLAEHKGAQ
- a CDS encoding integrating conjugative element protein: MTFNAFLKAGALAGAVLLVLNQPAFAVFDITGEEANTGYGKGMKGAVNDNLFYSIGGGTVISQPPSSNNMEKMGLGISWNNDLMCGNFDLSTTVKNQLNGATDGFKNMMGDVINGATGAVASLPAMIIQRANPGLYELLTNGVLQANVAFDKAQLNCQTMSKKMGDYVSSNKWTQAAISEEYQNIVSSTSDAVQASNQQQKSTGKEGVKWVGGQKRGGSGQAAIKPTHDLVKAGYNILNKQSATSDAAVSSSACNGSLCQKYKTSTEAAEAVVKVLGDRAIRTCAKGTDCGSGGVENEPGTSTPGEGFSPMLDTSTQENLEILVKLVNGNLAPNATNLGTLKTGDLAVTRGVIQALKDDPDNGALVQRLAGELAMADTITTALAMRRMLVVGQSEPNAAEQPLAMEDSDRRLEFLDREIQALKNEMEIRKSISNNSILVAITRQEAREVDNSLRQNNQQNDSAVQGLSKSTEE
- a CDS encoding HamA C-terminal domain-containing protein, translated to MMSITSLSDAGGPAARQGFKYQDHVAVSFIFKMLRDSNYSQVECETADDIVAVFQCAGQILNEYIQVKTTESDGKWNLKEITALDGTKANSSLLHKSLKCDVRPGIARFRIVTKRDVAKILEGFKKEIDKRVLPDITTTRGVALRKKFKTVVSPQKRDFLYWAENFVWQVYGDVEALEAVNIKALSQLAEGLGNRPNFTQLKAIYEEFLEIADKAATASVKTAAASKIILRAPTLAYLRKLLDEADDKSTATSKPYKKRPDPFLVEFHANTKEGLLHSFSGFDVRYALKKWRHENYAKHLIEWLPEFSLKASEIVNILAHNAETILARSISTFSDSELSRDRLIAELILHSILRSRQNSEPVACKVFYKSAGKLSEFGNAHIVQMPDQDDQLWLGLARLSKANDMDTTLEQIREILDETISETVLSAEREIIISLREPLHHQPKADSFNQALHRNSPVDDMLNILCFPILLTYDSAALSSGWLADYVDNLKIEIETHFSTFTSELPENIKQVKVLIFLVPMESIEHLTKAFNARCEKLEELQA
- a CDS encoding DEAD/DEAH box helicase; the protein is MNYEKIKNILAKLGEENATTVDVLLAINTIVNRSNSEWEGRDLVIRALDKFKLFDSVEQSLLLNMVRAVGLFPYITPHLSSMAISDRLAYEAHRVEGVEQGMVFHHLQAHVFSLIMQGRNVVLSASTSVGKSLVIDAVLAQRRFKKVVVIVPTIALIDETRRRLVKRFKDFNLITHPSQESVIETTNVYLLTQERVIQRPDLADVEFFVLDEFYKIDLGNSTDESTRAVDLSLAFHKLAKTGAQFYMLGPHIQKISGLDDYEYHFIPSDYSTVAVDIQNFNLEMRSEERKEKLLELVTTLDSPTLIYCQAPPSANRVAEYLIQEAGLTPVPETQEIAEWISKHYHPEWNVAKAISLGIGIHHGGVPRALQQYIVKLFNDGIIKRIICTSTMIEGVNTSAENVIIYDRRLKNSTFDYFTYKNISGRAGRMNKYFIGKVFMLEAPPLEQGLTVEYPIGHQDENSPMGLLMQLENEYLTDISRGRLQDAYANPVLSPTTLIENRHVPIERQVEVAETIIRDLLPSSKLLDWKGIPEPNQLNYLCELVYSLEGGNLMDYGISSSLQLVWHINELRTQKNLPAYLRDAVENRRQEHTPSEAINLRLKFIRNMVCFRLPRDIMAVNNIQADVLAKKGIEPGDFSFFAEQLENMFLDPLLTALDEYGIPTQISAQLKNLILPSEHLNDLLEKLRTLAPRIEHLQLTGFEKSLMCWAVSEM